The following nucleotide sequence is from Nitrospirota bacterium.
TAAACTGCGAGACAACGATAGTGGAAGCGGCACATGAATTTCGCGCAAGCCCGGGGGCAAAAGCGGACAATAAAATAATGATGCAGAAAATAAACTTTATATTAAATTTCAAAATAACCTCCTTAAAAACACACCCCTCGATCCTTCATTATTAGAGGGGAGGTTCTACGGCCCGCTGAAGACTGCAGTAACAACTGCATTTGCTGCCGTCACCGCCGGGATGGTTGCGGCATCGCCCGCATCTACGGCGATAAAGCTTCCCGGTGTCTGATTAATGCTGAATGTCGGCAGCGCTGCTCCATCAGCAATTGCAAAGGTCACCTTTATGATCGCGGTGGTCCCGGTGTTGAAGCCGTTAACTCCCGCGTTAACTAAGGCAATCCTTGTGCTGTTGGCGGCTGCGTCAAAATTGGCGGTGACGAGTGTTTGCGCCCCGGCAGCAGCATTGTTGATCGCGAATACCTGCTGAGCATTGTTGTCAAACGTCGCGCCTGCCGTGTTATTCAAAGTGAACTGAAGCCCTGCCAGGTTCGTGACCGCCTGATCAAATGCAATGGTGACTTCAGCGCGGGTAACCACAGTCGGGGTGTTGTCACCGCCTCCAGTGCCTCCACCTCCGCCGCCGCCACCGCAGCTAATTAAAGCCAGTGCAAAAAAAATATAAGTCAAATAAGACTTATAAGACATATCTTTTATCCTCCTCAAAAGCTGATCAACCCCACAGCCTTCTTCAAAATCAGCAGGGCATCGGATATATCAATCCTGTTGTCCGGGGCAGTTAACGGAGCGACGTCTCCGTGATACATATCTTCATTTGTTGCTGTAGCAAGGCCGACCGCAATACGCAATGCCTTGAGCGCATCGCAGACGCTTACCGCAGCGCCGCCGCATAATTTACCATCAGAGAGGATGACTGTTATAACTGCCGTTTGCGTGGCGATGTTCCCGGTAAGGTCGGCAGCGGTAACAGTAATGCTGTTTGCTCCCGGGGACAATCCGCTGACAGGGACGCTCCATGCCGTGCCGCTGACAGTGACTGAGCCTGCGACAGCCGGAGCGCTGACCGTGACCTCCGGGACCACGCCGGCTTCCACTGTCCCGGAGATCAGCTTAGTTGTGGAAGTGGAAGTGGCGATGGCATCAATAGTAAGGGCAGGAGCTGAAATATCTGGACCGCTCACCGGCCAGGCCATAAGGAGGCCGCTTCCCTTTGAGGCGGCATTAACACTTCCGTCAAACACGCTGACCACCCATGCTGTCTTTGTGTCGGCTGCGCTTGTCGTTGAGGACCAGAAGACGTACTCCTTTACCATAAGAGGCACAAAAGGACTCAGGTCGGGGAGAGCAGGATTTCCAGTTGCATAATCTATATGGCTTCGCACCTCCTTCCGGTTAGGTAGCCGCCAGTTGCTAAGGCCGAGATATGAATTTTGATTAAGACACTTTATATGGTCGAGTGCCTCCTGCCAGTTCATTACATGTCCGGTATCGGGACAGGCAGCAGGTCCGGGGCTGTTTGCGTCAAGGGGCCAGATGAGGCCGGTCAGTTTGTCAACAGCAAGGGTCGCGGCAGAGCTCGGGCCTACATTCGTTTTGAATCTGGGAGAAGGCCACGCCGCGCCTGCAAGCATCTCTCCGTCCTGGCCCGCCAGACTGGTGCCGCAGGGATTGATTCTACTGCCTGCAACATCGAAACACTTTGTCTGTCCGGTCTTCCATAACTGAGTTGATAAGCCGCGCACAGGCCAGACAGCCCTTGTAAGGTCTTTATCAGAGGTCAATGCCAAGTCGCCTGAAACGAGGGACACGTCCCATGCGTCAGGTGCTGGAGGCACGGCCTTGAGATTGCTGTTATCGTTTGTGGAAGTCCAGTACAGGTCCGCCTGGACCAGGGTAAAGCCGTTCGCGATTAAATAGACTGATGAATTCGCTGCTCCTGCATGGACCAGGCTCTCCATCTCGTTAAGGTTTGGAAGACGCCAGTCGGCGAAGCCGGAAAAATTATTAGCGTTGAGGCATGTCACAAAAGCAAGGGCCTGCTGCCATGTCATTTTGCTCCCGGCGTTTACGCATACACCCGGAGAAGGGTCCGGGGCATTCGCGTTCTTGCTCCAGATAAGCCCGGTAAGATTGTCGGTTATAGTTGCATTGCCGTTATCGCTGAACCGCACAGGCCACGCTGCTCCGGCCTGCTTCTCGCCGTCTTCTCCGGTGCCAAGACACGCGCGGGGATTCCCGTTTATATCAAAGCATGCTGTCTGACCGGTTGCAGGTAGTTGAACGGCATTTGAAAGCTCCGGCACGATCAGCAGGAAAGTTATAACAAGTGTCACTATTTTATTGATCATGAATATCTCCTTTTCACTTTTCATTGCCGCCTACCTCACCGCCGCAGGGTATGCCGGGCGGGACGTTCCCAGCGGTGACGATTGAACGCTGATAGTGCGGGTTGCGTCAGGGAGAACAGAAGAACCGCTCTGGCGGAAACTCCACAACCCTTCAATGGGAGATGCTGTGCCGATGACCGTGCCGGTCAGGCTGTTGCCGCTGTAAATAGTTATCGTGGTCGCAAGCAGGTTCGTCGTAGTCCCTTCAACAACCCAGTCGCCGGTAGTGGCAGTAGCTGTCCTGAACTGTGCCCTGAGAACTGTAACTGTCTCGGAAACCGGCGATGTAACGCTCACTGTGACTGTCGCGGAATTGGAGACATTGCCGATGATATCTTTCACTGTGTATGTGAAGACATCTGTGCCGGTAAAACCGGTAACCGGCGTATAGGTAATCGTGCCGTCAAGGTTAGCTGCTGCCGTGCCGTGAAGCGGAGCAGAAGCCGCGAGCGTGTTCGGCGCAAGGGCATTGCTGACGCCGGTATCATTGGCTGTCACGTTTATTGTCTTTGATACATTCATCGCAGTCATGGCAGCGTCGTTTGCCGCGACCGGCGGGGTGTTCATATTCCTGAAGATCGTTGCAACCGGCAGAGTAGTAGTATTGCCAATGGCATCATTAGCGCTGACTTCAATAGTATTATCTCCTGCGTTCGTAAGCCCGGCGGTATAACTCCATGAGGTTCCGGTCACGGTCGCAGCAGACGCTGCGCCTCCGTTGACTGAAACATGCACCGCGGCCCCTGCCTCCACTGTGCCGGAGATAATCTGTGTAGACAAGCCGGTCGGGGTTGATACAGCATTAAGTGTAAGAGAAGGCGGAGTTGTGTCAAGAGTTATCGTAGCTGTTATCGATGTCTGTATACTGCTGGCGATCTCGACAGCGCTGACCTCAATGGCGTTTGCTCCTTCCTGAAATCCGCCGATATCAGCGCTCCAGGTTATGCCGGTCACAATTGCATTGACCGGCGCGCCGCCGTTGACTGTAACAGCCGGGGTCGTCATACCGGCTTGCACTGTTCCTGAAATTGTTTGAGCAGTTGAATTAGTAGGGCTGAGCACTGCATTGAGCGTGAGGGCAAGCTGCGGCGCTGGCACTCCGTTTGAGTCACGGGCGGGAATATGGGTCAACACTTCGGGGTCGCCTTCCGGAATAAACAGCTCAGGATGGTCGAAGGGCGCTGACTCGTTCCTGACCCTCGGATCTGTAAGAGCTGTGAGGAAATCGGTTATAGCTACATGGAGGGTCTGGTTATTTGATATCAGCGTGAGTCCGGCGCCGATTACAGGGTCAAGGTTATGGATGTTTTCTGCCGGGAAGTTTCCGCCCCGGGAATAAAAGTTCACAACACTATCAAGAGTCATTTCACTGCCGTTATGAAAGTAAGGGCCGGTCAGCTCCACGTTTCGCAGCCCCGGAACTTTGAATGCGCCGTCTGCGACAACAGGCATATTGACCGGAATGAAGGACTGGAGTATCGGGGTTTCGAAAGGTAAAAGGGCCTGCTCCTGGAGCTCTGCAAGACGCGAGAATGAAAGCGGAAACGGCTGTCCTGTCAGCAGGTTGGTAAAAGGCGCTGTCCCGCCCCTGCTGAGGTCCTCGGCGGTCGGTCTTATTGCGTTATTTACAAAGCCCTCGTCGTAGATATTCTGCACGCCGTCTGCCGCGAACATCAACTCTATTGTGTTATTAATGGTATTGTTCAAAAACCCAATGTTGGCAATAGAGTGGGCGGTCAATTCGGTGCCGATGTGGCAGACAGTGCAATTGCCGACACCTGCGAAGAGAGAGAACCCGAACTGCTGTTGTTCAGTGAGTGCGGTTGTATCCCCCGCCAGCCAGCGATCGAACGGGGAGTCGCCGGAGACCAGAGTTGCCTCATAGAGCTGAATAGCAAGCCCCCAGAAGAGAGAGAAGTTCGCCTCCATCTGGGTAAACCCGTCAGGCGTAAGCTTCGACGAATTCCAGAGGTTGTCGTTAAAAGCCTCCCTTATCAACTGAGCATAGCCAGTATGGAGCCCTTTGGCGCCGGGAGTGACGGCAGAGTTGGCAAGGCCGCCAAGCACACTGTCATCATGACTGACGAGCTGCTTGCCGAGTGGTGTCAAACCGAGCAGCTTTCTGCCAAGCATGGGAAAGGTGCGGCCCCTGCCTGACATCTCGACGGAGTCAAGAGGGGGGCCCACCGCCTGGGAGGCGAGGCTCGCGAATTCTATGACAACAGGCCGCTTCACAAGCTGCGGCTGAGCAGGATCGTCAAACCAGACGCCCGCATTCGCATCTGCGGGGCCGAAAGGATTTTCTCCATTAAAGCGGAAGTTGGCCCGGCCGTCCCAGAAGTTGGTGAAATTAAATACGGCATTTATCATGGTCGGTGCATTGCGGCCGGTAACCCGCCGGAGATTGCCGTACACAGGATCGTGGAAAACAGTGTCAGCTTCGGCAGCAAGCGCACTGTCCACAGACGGGTCCGGGAAGACGCCGACCCCGACGAAATCGGAGAGGCGGACCCCCTGTGACCCGATCACATCATTGGTATCGCGAATGATCGGATCAGTCTGTAAGTGACCGGAGCCATCCCGTTGATGCAGGGGAAAGTCATTGACCGGGTCCAGAGTATAGTTCGGTCCGAACTGAGAAAACCCGTTGACCCCCAATGTATTGTTTCCGAAGATCGTATCGCCGGCTTTTGTTCCGGGGTTAAGAGTATTCTTGAGCCGTTTGTCCACGCCGGCGCTGTGATGGCATGTCGCACAGGCCACAATGCCGTCGCTCCCCGCCTGCATCTCCCAGAAGAATGCCTTTCCGATCTGGATTGCAATGCTTTTGTTTTTCACATAGGTGAAGAGCTGCGGCGGCTCTGTGACCGCGCTCTGGTTGAGCGGGTTCAGTGCGGGCGGGGGCACAACAATTATTCCCCACGCTGTCCTGACGATCATAACAGCGCAGACTATCGCTATTGCCAGCAAACATATGGCAGCTTGTGATGTTAAATAATGTTGCCGTTTTTTCATCGCGATCTCTTGTGCTCTAACTTCCAAATTAGAATCAGTCCTAATTTTGAACAGTAATCTTTTTCTGTCATTCCGGCGGCTCCAACTCTGTCATTCCGGCTTGTCCGGAATCTTCTCCAAAAAGAATTCCCGGCGCGCTTCGCTTGCGGGAATGACGACCCAAAACACCCTTCTCACTTTACGCGCTAATAACAATCGGTATCCTTCCGTTCAACAAAGAAGCCCCTGTCCTGTTGTGAATGAACTCCACATTAGCAAAGCTACTAAAGGGCGTCGCCGATCTCATCAGCACATCAAACCGCCGCGCAGTTGAAAGCTCATAGGGCGTATTTGCCGGCAGCAGAAAAGGTTTGGTGTACTGGTTCAGCGGCGGCACTCCCAGCGCCCTGCCGTCAAAGGCGATGATCACGACATCTATAGGGAATGTGATCTTGATGCCGACATAGGCAGCGCAGAGAGCGCGTATAAGTATCGTCTGATTTACCTTTGCATTGACCGAGACCTGCATCCCTGTTACCCCGCTGTTCAGGTACGGTGGAACGGTGATTCCGGGGGCAATGCTTATCGTGTTTCCGACATGGGCCGGAAACGGAACGCCTGTGCAAAAAAAGTAATCGGGATTGAAGTCGTGAAAATCCCCTAACATAAACTGGTCATTGCTTCCGGGCTGGCTTCCATGCTTTGGAAAGGTATCAAAGGCGCCGCTCATATTATCACTCCATACGGAATCACGGTCATCAAGCACCCAGAGCGCTTCCACATCATAGGGTATTGTCATAGCGTGAGGGTCGCCGCTTCTAAGGTCTCCTCCGGTAAAACCCGGGAACATAGCCTGGAACTCCGGGAAATTAGTGAAGTTGGCCGCGGTCCTGCGAGGATAGCCTCCGGCATAATCAGGCAGCGCCGGGTTCTGCTGGTTGAACGCGTCGGGCGGCTCTATAAGGAGCATTCCGTACAACCCGAACTCAAAGTGCTGCATTGTGTTTCTGTGGCAGTGGTAAAAATAGGTGCCGATGAAATTGGGCTGCCACTGATAAGTATATTTTCCAAGCTCCATAGAGCAGTGCCCTACCCCGTCATTCATCGGGGTCGGCTCTATGCCGTGCCAGTGAATGGTATGGGGCGGCGGGCCGCCTGCGCTGGTCTGGCCATGGAAAACAACCCCGCGCGGCACGCGGATAGTCGGCCCCGGCCATACACCGCCTACTCCATTTGTAGCAACAGGATCAAAAGTCTGGAAAATATCCGGGTCCATAAAGGTGAAGAACCTGAGCGCTTTTAAGCCGTCCCACGAGGTGATAGTCCCTCCATGCATCAGGCTCCGGCCCACCGTATGAGGCGGCGACGGAACGTACCCCACTGTTGTAGGCGTAAATTCGGGATGCGCCGCCCTGATAAATTCCGGCACAGGGTTTGTCGGGCTCAAAAGCTCCGGCGTGTCCGGGCTTGCCGTAGGGGGGTCAAACATCTTGACCCACTCCCCTTCCATCCCTTGCACCGACTGTCTTTGAATATGAAATGCTGGATTATTGAATGACATGTTGTATCTCCTTCTTGATGAAAATTCTCATTTAATGACCATGCCCTGCAAACTCCACTGTTGCCGGGCCTGTAGATTCAGGGCCGTGCATGTCAGGCGCGTTAGGGAACGTCATCACCCCGCCTGCGGCATTGCGGTCTCCGGTGAAATTTATACCTGAGATCAACCCGCAATTGTAATTGCCTCCCTGCGCCGACTGCGATGCCTCTGAATGGTCGTGCATTGGGTAACAGAGGGGTGACAACTGCACCGAGAGATCAACACCATTGCCGGCTATTGTTCCTTTCGGCGGGATAAAGGTGTTCAGTTCCTGGTCCGGCGGCCAGACCGGCTTGCCGGTGACTGGCGAGGTGAGCGGAGTGTCCGCGCGCCCGATGCCCCCGACATTTGGAATGTCCGGCGGCCTGATATAGGGCACCAGCCATTCATAGGTGTCCAGCGCATGCAGCGTATAGCTGTCCACCCATAGTGGATTTTCTCTGACCACATTATTTTCTGCCAGCACAAATACGTGGTTTGCGTGTATGTGCAGGGAATGCATGTGCAGCCCCGCGTTGAGACAGCGGATAATTACCGGCTCGCCCACGCGGTTGTTCGGGCAGATGTAAGGATTGTTGTGGGAGAAATGTCCGGACTGCCCGTTGATGGTAAAGAAGTGCGCCTTCTTGTTGAAGCTTCCATTCTTAAATGAATTTACATAAGGATCGTTCAGGAATGCATCCACGAAGGTTGCGGCAGGGTAATCCTGCCCTGCGGGATACTGCCCCACCTCCTGAAACAGCAGTGGACTGGCCTGATGACACAGCCAGATGTACTGCCTGAAGGCCGGGGTCTTGCCTGTAGAAGAATTGTCAGCCTCCTCCCATGCGAGACCGGGCCAGTGCTCGGCTGTTCCAAGGTCATCAAACAACTGCTGCACCGCGGTTGTGGGATTGCTGAACGGGGTAAATTTATGACCGGCAACTGCCTGCCTCGGCATAACTACAAGCGCGCCGTGAAGTCCCATCACGCGGTTTACAGGCTCGTTAAGATTATCATAGTAGAGAAATGTGCCTGTCTTTGAAAGTGTGAATTCAAAGGTCTGTGTAGCTCCCGGCGCAACCGGACCGCTGCTGAACATGCCGGGCACATGAAGAGCGTGGGGTTCGTCAAGATCATTGGTCAGAGTCAGTCTGATAACGTCTCCCTGAAACGCAATGATATTGGGTCCCGGACAATCAGCATCTAAGTGAGGAGATTCACTCTTGTATATCCAGAAGTAGCAGCGCGCGTTTCTTAACGAATTGTGGGTGACCATATCTTTCATCGCATCAGTAATGCGGAATGTAATAGCCTGGATCACCGGCGTTACTGGAATTGGGTCCTGGGTGCTCGGAAAATTACCACCTCCATTACCATCACCACTTCCATTGCCACTGCTATTACCGCCGGAGCTGCTGCCGCCTCCACCGCCGCCTCCACCGCCGCAGGCGCCGAGAACGATAGTCGCTATCCCGCCTCCCGCGTAAATAAGGAATTGACGCCTGTCAATCAATGCTTTCTTAATGCTGTTGTTTTTCAAGGTGCGACCCTCCTTTATTCTTTTTTTTTATAACCACTGAGTCACTGAGACACAGAGAAAATATATAATCCTTCTTATTTATCTTCCTCCGTGCCTCTGTGCCTCTGTGGTTTACGAATTGACCTTTCTAATTTTCAAGTTCAGCTTCTTCCACCAAAATACCGGCAGGCGGAGTGCTGAACGCTCCCTTCACCTTAACGAGCGTGCCTCCAGTAGTCCCGCTCTTCGCAGTGATTGCCGCAAAGAATGATTGCGCTGTGGTAATGCTGCTGTCTTCGTCCAGACTGAACTGAACAGCGGCGCCGCTCAGATCAGCGGTGATGCCGAGCATCGTAAGGGTTAAGTTCGTAGCGTCTTTTGCTTCCACCTCTGCCTGAAGTGTATCTTTGCATGAGTTGCCATCATCTTTTATTTCACTGGCGATTATGTTGCCTGAGGAATCTACAAAGCCGCGCATCTGGACACACGCTTCAGTGCCGGTAAAGCTGGTATCTTTGGTCATGTCGTTGATCGTAACGGTCTTTCCCATCATGATGATCTGGCCGGGCAAACCTGTAAGGTCCAGATTATCGGTAGTTATGCGGACCACCTTCTTCTTAAACTTAATTTCCCGCGCCTGAAATGACCCGCCGTTCATTGTGCCGTCGACTTCTACAGAAACACCGTTTGCAAGGTCTATTGACGAACCGCTGCTGAACTCCGTTGCTGATGTTGTTGTCACGGAGACGGTGCCGACATTGAATGTCCCCGGATGCGCGGTGAATCCGGCAATAAACCCTTCTATCTCGAAGTCCTCATTTTCCGCAGGCACAAATTCCGCGTCTTCCTCATCTTCAAACTGTACTTTGGCAGCCGTGATCACGCCGCCTGCCAGAGAACCTTCAACTTCAACAAGTTCGCCGTTGACCAGCGTCATGCCCGCAGGCTCGATCGTTGCAGTAGCAAAGTTCACTACCTGTGTGCCGATAGTAAACGTCGTTGCAGTGAGATTGCCAATCATACCCCTGAGATTCACTCCATCGTCAGCAAACTCGTTTTTCAGCTCTACGCGGGTGGCAATGATATTGCCCATATCGTCTCTTTGGCCGTGCACTTCCACCTCTGTAGTACCGGCAACAATATCAGCAAGCAGGCCATTTGCAAAAACAGTCGAGTCATCAACAATAACCTTCTGTCCGGCTACCGTTAAAGTGTCAGGGTTCGCTGTCGTATCCTTCGCGGTTACGTTCCCCTGGACTTCATTTTCAGCTTCAATTGTGTCTGCCGTTCCGGTAACGCCGTCGTCATTAACAGTCCCTTTGACATGCACCTGCATCCCGTCCTTAAGCTCTGTCTCCGGTCTGCCGGGGTTGTCATCAATCCTAATAGAGGCGCCTGAAGCTACAGTGAACTCAACACCGTTTACAATTACGCTGCCCTTTGTCATTGTGCCGGACATTACCGCAGCCTTCGCAGTCCCGCCACCACCGCCGCTTCCTCCGCTGCTTCCGCTGCTTCCGCCGCCTCCGCCTCCACAGGCGATTAATGCTAAAGCGGCAAATACCGCAAACAGGATTGTAAATATATTTTGTTTTCTCACTTTGTCCTCCCTTTTAAGTGTTTTAATTTAATTTCAACAATTCATTTGTCAATTTAAATATTTCCAGATATGCCTCCTGCCGTCACCTCCTTATACAATTTTGCCTTACCCGTTAATCCAAACTTAACTATTGGCATAATATTTTTTTTACTTCTGCGGTTGGCTTTTGCAAAGATAATGCCATTTGAAAAGTTTGTGTAAAATTAAAGGGTTTTTGATTATTACGTGTTGATGGAGCTCATTATGAATGGCCTATTTTGAACTAACAGGTCCATTTTAGGCCATATGCTCCGGCCTTAAGTTTCTCCTGAAATATCGTCAATTCAGCGAGCGTCTGCCCTGTCATAAGCAGAGTATCTCATGAAAAAAATGACCCGCAATCTTCACCCGGACTGTTCCCTCTTGCCGCAAAGAAATCGATGTGGTATATAAACCAAGATAAGGTGAAAAACTTTCAAAGGAGAAAACCATGAAAAGAAAAAGTGTTCTGTTTGCTGTAGCTGTTCTCATTGTTTTGGCTGCAAGCGGCGCGGCATTCGCGCATCATGCATCCATCGGATCAGGCATCGGGCAGGCAGGCCCGGTAACAACCGTTTCCGCTTCAACGCTCAGCAAAGGCAGCTTCAATTTTGAGGTCCTTTTCGAGTACCAGAAGTTCGATACATTTTCCGACAGTGAACTGTTAGGGTTTGCCAGGAGCGGAGATGAGGGCATCCACAACGTCGAATCATTATTCAGTCCTTCAATCGGCCTTGCGT
It contains:
- a CDS encoding DUF1566 domain-containing protein, whose protein sequence is MKSEKEIFMINKIVTLVITFLLIVPELSNAVQLPATGQTACFDINGNPRACLGTGEDGEKQAGAAWPVRFSDNGNATITDNLTGLIWSKNANAPDPSPGVCVNAGSKMTWQQALAFVTCLNANNFSGFADWRLPNLNEMESLVHAGAANSSVYLIANGFTLVQADLYWTSTNDNSNLKAVPPAPDAWDVSLVSGDLALTSDKDLTRAVWPVRGLSTQLWKTGQTKCFDVAGSRINPCGTSLAGQDGEMLAGAAWPSPRFKTNVGPSSAATLAVDKLTGLIWPLDANSPGPAACPDTGHVMNWQEALDHIKCLNQNSYLGLSNWRLPNRKEVRSHIDYATGNPALPDLSPFVPLMVKEYVFWSSTTSAADTKTAWVVSVFDGSVNAASKGSGLLMAWPVSGPDISAPALTIDAIATSTSTTKLISGTVEAGVVPEVTVSAPAVAGSVTVSGTAWSVPVSGLSPGANSITVTAADLTGNIATQTAVITVILSDGKLCGGAAVSVCDALKALRIAVGLATATNEDMYHGDVAPLTAPDNRIDISDALLILKKAVGLISF
- a CDS encoding cadherin-like domain-containing protein translates to MKKRQHYLTSQAAICLLAIAIVCAVMIVRTAWGIIVVPPPALNPLNQSAVTEPPQLFTYVKNKSIAIQIGKAFFWEMQAGSDGIVACATCHHSAGVDKRLKNTLNPGTKAGDTIFGNNTLGVNGFSQFGPNYTLDPVNDFPLHQRDGSGHLQTDPIIRDTNDVIGSQGVRLSDFVGVGVFPDPSVDSALAAEADTVFHDPVYGNLRRVTGRNAPTMINAVFNFTNFWDGRANFRFNGENPFGPADANAGVWFDDPAQPQLVKRPVVIEFASLASQAVGPPLDSVEMSGRGRTFPMLGRKLLGLTPLGKQLVSHDDSVLGGLANSAVTPGAKGLHTGYAQLIREAFNDNLWNSSKLTPDGFTQMEANFSLFWGLAIQLYEATLVSGDSPFDRWLAGDTTALTEQQQFGFSLFAGVGNCTVCHIGTELTAHSIANIGFLNNTINNTIELMFAADGVQNIYDEGFVNNAIRPTAEDLSRGGTAPFTNLLTGQPFPLSFSRLAELQEQALLPFETPILQSFIPVNMPVVADGAFKVPGLRNVELTGPYFHNGSEMTLDSVVNFYSRGGNFPAENIHNLDPVIGAGLTLISNNQTLHVAITDFLTALTDPRVRNESAPFDHPELFIPEGDPEVLTHIPARDSNGVPAPQLALTLNAVLSPTNSTAQTISGTVQAGMTTPAVTVNGGAPVNAIVTGITWSADIGGFQEGANAIEVSAVEIASSIQTSITATITLDTTPPSLTLNAVSTPTGLSTQIISGTVEAGAAVHVSVNGGAASAATVTGTSWSYTAGLTNAGDNTIEVSANDAIGNTTTLPVATIFRNMNTPPVAANDAAMTAMNVSKTINVTANDTGVSNALAPNTLAASAPLHGTAAANLDGTITYTPVTGFTGTDVFTYTVKDIIGNVSNSATVTVSVTSPVSETVTVLRAQFRTATATTGDWVVEGTTTNLLATTITIYSGNSLTGTVIGTASPIEGLWSFRQSGSSVLPDATRTISVQSSPLGTSRPAYPAAVR
- a CDS encoding multicopper oxidase domain-containing protein; translated protein: MKNNSIKKALIDRRQFLIYAGGGIATIVLGACGGGGGGGGGSSSGGNSSGNGSGDGNGGGNFPSTQDPIPVTPVIQAITFRITDAMKDMVTHNSLRNARCYFWIYKSESPHLDADCPGPNIIAFQGDVIRLTLTNDLDEPHALHVPGMFSSGPVAPGATQTFEFTLSKTGTFLYYDNLNEPVNRVMGLHGALVVMPRQAVAGHKFTPFSNPTTAVQQLFDDLGTAEHWPGLAWEEADNSSTGKTPAFRQYIWLCHQASPLLFQEVGQYPAGQDYPAATFVDAFLNDPYVNSFKNGSFNKKAHFFTINGQSGHFSHNNPYICPNNRVGEPVIIRCLNAGLHMHSLHIHANHVFVLAENNVVRENPLWVDSYTLHALDTYEWLVPYIRPPDIPNVGGIGRADTPLTSPVTGKPVWPPDQELNTFIPPKGTIAGNGVDLSVQLSPLCYPMHDHSEASQSAQGGNYNCGLISGINFTGDRNAAGGVMTFPNAPDMHGPESTGPATVEFAGHGH
- a CDS encoding multicopper oxidase domain-containing protein yields the protein MSFNNPAFHIQRQSVQGMEGEWVKMFDPPTASPDTPELLSPTNPVPEFIRAAHPEFTPTTVGYVPSPPHTVGRSLMHGGTITSWDGLKALRFFTFMDPDIFQTFDPVATNGVGGVWPGPTIRVPRGVVFHGQTSAGGPPPHTIHWHGIEPTPMNDGVGHCSMELGKYTYQWQPNFIGTYFYHCHRNTMQHFEFGLYGMLLIEPPDAFNQQNPALPDYAGGYPRRTAANFTNFPEFQAMFPGFTGGDLRSGDPHAMTIPYDVEALWVLDDRDSVWSDNMSGAFDTFPKHGSQPGSNDQFMLGDFHDFNPDYFFCTGVPFPAHVGNTISIAPGITVPPYLNSGVTGMQVSVNAKVNQTILIRALCAAYVGIKITFPIDVVIIAFDGRALGVPPLNQYTKPFLLPANTPYELSTARRFDVLMRSATPFSSFANVEFIHNRTGASLLNGRIPIVISA